A window of Rhododendron vialii isolate Sample 1 chromosome 13a, ASM3025357v1 contains these coding sequences:
- the LOC131312763 gene encoding uncharacterized protein LOC131312763, with protein MVQLFLSEPTWSDTVDDKSVKHRISLLNELQSLMWSVLASHGGQSEARLWLCNSISSMSSVTPRHRRDLFVKILRSKPLKRALAAQILQMIFEKLPRKAGSILAKRSHLLEDFFKGNPRRILQWFSCFAGSGNFGHRKGAKALSQFAFVNRDICWEELEWKGKHGQSPAVVATKPHYFLDLDVQQTVENFIENVPEFWSSNEFADSLEDGEILFVDTKFFLDFFVNLMYKEDAKEVWELINDFLMEESFSSLCHHLLIILEERDFCVFLESLRKVLNPRIESVDFGDLSCLLEIILSKCRDSASIDQLLILNAVVSQGRQILRLLHEEGDEDEKLKIEDIVAQVCMCSSHPSSLAPIMKECFQEKSIESVKLLGLQSWALHYRLSEDCQSPESWESLFIDNGISFRKSSSYELLHSDGFSEEWESDLDEKTSVRLKRKKKEKRRKKRRKNLDDSDCYDNELLDIDMSKNRLSLQSRAGSWFLSTDGYSTSWSSVDLPEHLSKYCFSTWMKWVFARWGDGT; from the exons ATGGTTCAATTATTTCTATCTGAACCCACCTGGAGCGATACCGTGGATGATAAATCCGTTAAGCATCGTATATCTCTTCTGAACGAGTTGCAATCCTTGATGTGGTCAGTTCTTGCGTCACACGGAGGTCAGTCCGAGGCTCGATTGTGGCTTTGCAATAGTATTTCAAGCATGAGTTCGGTGACTCCGCGCCATCGGCGTGATCTTTTTGTGAAGATATTGAGGTCCAAGCCACTGAAAAGGGCCCTAGCAGCTCAAATTCTTCAAATGATATTTGAGAAGCTGCCGCGTAAAGCCGGGTCTATCTTAGCCAAGAGAAGCCACCTGCTGGAGGATTTCTTCAAAG GAAATCCAAGGCGAATATTGCAGTGGTTTTCTTGTTTCGCTGGAAGTGGTAATTTTGGGCACAGAAAAGGTGCCAAGGCATTGTCTCAATTTGCTTTTGTGAATCGGGACATCTGTTGGGAGGAGCTCGAGTGGAAGGGGAAACATGGACAGTCTCCTGCCGTGGTTGCTACAAAGCCTCATTACTTCCTTGATTTGGATGTCCAACAAACGGTGGAAAACTTTATCGAAAATGTGCCTGAATTTTGGTCATCCAATGAGTTTGCTGATTCATTAGAAGATGGTGAGATTTTGTTTGTTGATACAAAATTCTTCCTAGACTTCTTTGTCAATTTGATGTACAAAGAGGATGCAAAAGAAGTATGGGAACTCATAAATGACTTTCTGATGGAGGAATCTTTCTCTTCTTTGTGCCACCACCTTCTTATTATTCTTGAAGAACGAGACTTCTGTGTTTTCTTGGAGTCACTCCGTAAAGTTCTCAATCCGAGGATTGAGTCAGTTGATTTTGGTGACTTATCATGTTTGCTTGAGATTATACTTTCGAAGTGCAGAGATTCTGCATCTATCGATCAACTCCTCATCCTAAATGCAGTTGTAAGTCAAGGACGGCAGATTCTGCGGCTTTTGCATGAAGAAGGGGACGAGgacgaaaaattaaaaattgaagacaTTGTTGCACAGGTTTGCATGTGCTCAAGCCATCCCAGTAGCTTGGCCCCAATCATGAAAGAATGCTTTCAGGAAAAGAGCATAGAATCAGTAAAATTGTTGGGCTTACAGTCTTGGGCTCTTCATTACAGGTTATCAGAGGATTGCCAGAGTCCCGAGTCCTGGGAATCGCTGTTCATAGATAATGGAATAAGCTTTCGCAAGTCCAGCAGTTATGAGTTGTTACACAGTGATGGATTTTCAGAAGAATGGGAGTCTGATTTGGATGAGAAAACTTCTGTTAGACTAAAacggaaaaagaaagagaagcgtagaaagaaaaggagaaaaaacctGGATGACAGTGACTGCTATGACAATGAGCTACTGGATATTGATATGTCAAAGAACAGGTTGAGTTTGCAATCTAGGGCTGGAAGTTGGTTTCTATCTACTGATGGGTATTCTACTTCATGGAGCA
- the LOC131313812 gene encoding uncharacterized protein LOC131313812, with amino-acid sequence MVKARSLEDIYRDTSPMRETVQDQRIAQELEIYSQRVVSSSRTTLPQFKNPEVFLFEMELRPEHVQGSSLLIPFEVGQSHFPPRLLASSRSVDGKHQGQILVSDSQEDNWGMTIILDNQVCAFVLTRGWQYFVDWHNLEANDWISFYKRQPSLDESNYIIKFQEVEKRMAERGMVRATDVLEFKPENLLFEIEISVLDDLSSIRLEGDRFKLMFPEHQIVAQIQYKDLRLKLTDTGMKDWCMKLSLGEEDKPYRVWGGWDLFVEMHSLEFGDTSRLYKPDKPLHGRHFLIEPLKRKGGTEKDRKGKGIPIPTPPKRRKIGIDFLERRF; translated from the exons ATGGTGAAGGCAAGAAGCTTAGAAGACATCTATAGAGATACTAGTCCTATGCGGGAAACAGTTCAGGACCAGAGGATCGCCCAAGAATTGGAAATTTATTCTCAGCGCGTCGTTTCATCATCGAG AACTACCTTACCTCAATTCAAGAATCCAGAGGTTTTTCTCTTTGAAATGGAACTGAGGCCTGAACATGTCCAGGGTTCTTCTCTGTTGATCCCCTTTGAAGTGGGTCAAAGCCATTTTCCTCCACGGTTGCTTGCGAGCTCCCGCTCCGTCGACGGGAAACATCAGGGGCAGATTCTAGTTTCGGATAGCCAAGAAGACAATTGGGGAATGACAATCATTTTAGATAATCAAGTCTGTGCCTTTGTCCTCACAAGAGGATGGCAGTACTTCGTCGATTGGCACAATTTGGAGGCCAACGATTGGATATCTTTCTACAAACGACAACCGTCATTAGATGAAAGTAATTACATAATCAAATTCCAGGAAGTAGAGAAAAGGATGGCGGAGCGTGGAATGGTTCGCGCCACTGATGTTCTTGAATTCAAACCGGAAAATCTACTATTCGAAATCGAAATTTCTGTGCTCGATGACTTGAGCTCCATCAGGCTCGAAGGGGACCGATTCAAATTAATGTTTCCCGAGCATCAAATTGTTGCGCAAATTCAATATAAAGATCTGAGATTGAAACTGACCGACACGGGAATGAAGGATTGGTGCATGAAGTTGAGTCTCGGAGAAGAGGATAAACCCTACAGGGTTTGGGGAGGGTGGGATCTGTTTGTGGAGATGCACAGTTTGGAATTTGGGGATACCAGTAGGCTTTACAAACCTGACAAGCCTTTACACGGAAGGCATTTCCTTATTGAGCCTCTAAAGAGGAAAGGTGGTACAGAGAAGGATCGTAAGGGGAAGGGAATCCCAATCCCAACTCCCCCCAAAAGAAGGAAGATTGGCATAGATTTCCTTGAACGGCGTTTTTAG